From Bacillus thermozeamaize, one genomic window encodes:
- a CDS encoding sulfonate ABC transporter substrate-binding protein, with amino-acid sequence MMSERATRKAVFLFLCMAFLVLPFVGCNQSRPTAQQQSGSAVQKEPVNNKGVLRIGYQKTGALLLLKHRKTLEEILEPLGYTVAWSEFNTGLAVVEALSAGNIDFGNVGDAPSLFGLARGLDFVYVASEPSAPQAEGILVKEDSPIQTVADLKGKKVAFNKASISQYLLTKALASAGMSMSDVEPVYLAPSDASIAFAQGEVDAWVVWDPYFTVAAENGNRILTDGKGLVPYRTFYLSRKEYVDQHPDVIKQVVEELQKAGKQINENPREAADLLSKATKIPVSVWEKVLHKKRSDANFMDQQAVDDLEVQADDFLNIGLIDKKVQVADAVWRP; translated from the coding sequence ATGATGAGCGAACGTGCGACACGAAAGGCGGTTTTCCTTTTCTTGTGCATGGCTTTTTTGGTATTGCCTTTCGTGGGATGCAATCAAAGTCGCCCAACCGCCCAACAGCAAAGCGGTTCCGCTGTTCAAAAGGAACCAGTGAACAATAAAGGGGTCTTGCGCATCGGCTATCAAAAAACAGGGGCGCTTTTGTTGCTCAAGCACCGCAAAACGCTGGAGGAAATTCTGGAGCCTTTAGGTTATACCGTAGCGTGGTCGGAATTTAATACAGGTTTGGCGGTTGTGGAAGCATTAAGTGCTGGAAACATAGATTTTGGCAATGTGGGGGATGCGCCTTCGCTTTTCGGGTTGGCCAGAGGGTTGGATTTTGTCTATGTGGCAAGTGAGCCGTCGGCGCCTCAGGCCGAGGGGATATTGGTCAAAGAAGATTCTCCGATTCAAACCGTTGCCGATTTGAAAGGGAAAAAAGTGGCTTTCAACAAGGCGTCGATTTCGCAGTATCTGCTGACGAAGGCGTTGGCTTCCGCCGGAATGAGCATGAGCGATGTTGAGCCGGTATATTTGGCGCCTTCGGATGCGAGCATTGCTTTTGCTCAGGGAGAAGTGGACGCCTGGGTGGTGTGGGATCCGTATTTCACTGTCGCCGCGGAAAACGGGAATCGGATTTTGACGGATGGAAAGGGATTGGTCCCGTACCGTACGTTTTATTTGAGCCGAAAGGAATATGTGGACCAACATCCAGACGTGATCAAACAAGTGGTTGAAGAACTGCAAAAGGCGGGCAAACAGATTAACGAGAACCCGCGCGAGGCTGCTGATTTGCTGTCGAAAGCGACAAAAATACCTGTTTCGGTGTGGGAGAAGGTGTTGCATAAAAAGCGGTCGGATGCGAATTTTATGGATCAACAAGCGGTGGATGATTTAGAGGTGCAGGCGGATGATTTTTTGAACATAGGCTTGATAGACAAAAAAGTTCAAGTGGCGGATGCGGTATGGAGACCGTGA
- a CDS encoding FMN reductase (NADPH) — protein sequence MSRVVAISGSPSRISRTAHVLEHAGKLLEDRDISVSIVNVLDIPAEDLVLGSYDSEAVQSVSKQIQSADGVIFGTPVYKASYTGVLKSLLDLLDRDALAEKVILPIALGGSPAHFLMIDYALKPVLNALGARNILGGVYILDTQVSLEEGKQVKLADEAEVRLRKSLYEFSSILERKDVSLSGIR from the coding sequence ATGAGCCGCGTGGTAGCCATTTCCGGGAGTCCGTCCCGTATTTCAAGGACTGCGCACGTTTTGGAGCATGCGGGAAAATTGCTGGAAGACAGGGACATTTCGGTGTCTATTGTGAATGTGTTGGACATTCCTGCCGAAGATTTGGTGCTGGGCTCTTACGACAGCGAGGCAGTACAATCTGTGTCCAAACAGATCCAATCGGCTGATGGCGTTATTTTCGGAACACCGGTGTACAAGGCGTCCTATACAGGCGTTTTGAAGTCCTTGCTCGATCTTCTGGACAGGGATGCGCTGGCGGAAAAGGTGATTTTGCCGATCGCATTGGGAGGCTCGCCCGCCCATTTTCTGATGATCGATTATGCCTTGAAACCTGTATTGAACGCCTTGGGGGCACGGAATATTTTAGGTGGCGTGTATATTCTGGACACGCAGGTGAGTTTGGAAGAAGGGAAGCAGGTGAAGCTGGCGGATGAGGCCGAAGTCCGGTTGCGCAAGTCGCTCTACGAGTTCAGCAGTATTTTGGAGCGAAAAGATGTCTCATTATCGGGTATCCGGTGA
- a CDS encoding ABC transporter permease: MAQAMGRYTWTGLIIVLLFVLWEVMTHFGKILNPVLFPRPVEVFRALWDSRIDLMSGFLSSMKLFLPAFLLALLLGVAGGLYFGMHDKVREIFMPFFHTLSPIPPTMYIPYAIVLLPTFQTASIFLIFVGAFWPIFLGTIQGVLVIDGRYLDNARALELRGKELIRTVVLPASMPFILNGTGIALGFAFIVLTIAEMFGAKEGMGYFIQYYSDFSDYKNVIAGIFFNCAVILSIMLLFDRIKRRLLFWTGDKS, encoded by the coding sequence ATGGCACAGGCTATGGGGAGATATACATGGACTGGCTTGATCATTGTGCTTTTGTTTGTATTGTGGGAGGTCATGACGCATTTCGGCAAAATTCTAAATCCTGTTCTTTTTCCACGGCCGGTGGAAGTGTTTCGCGCGTTATGGGACAGCCGGATAGATTTGATGTCTGGTTTTTTGAGCTCGATGAAACTTTTTTTGCCCGCTTTTCTGCTCGCGCTGCTGCTAGGCGTTGCCGGAGGATTATATTTCGGGATGCACGATAAGGTCAGAGAGATTTTCATGCCGTTTTTTCATACGCTGAGCCCGATTCCTCCAACTATGTACATTCCGTACGCCATCGTATTGCTGCCCACATTCCAGACGGCATCCATTTTTCTGATCTTTGTCGGGGCTTTTTGGCCCATCTTTTTGGGAACGATTCAAGGGGTCCTGGTTATTGATGGGCGGTACCTGGACAATGCGCGCGCTTTGGAATTGCGCGGGAAAGAACTGATCCGGACAGTGGTCTTGCCGGCAAGTATGCCTTTCATTTTGAATGGCACAGGGATTGCGTTGGGATTCGCGTTCATCGTTCTGACCATCGCAGAAATGTTTGGGGCGAAAGAAGGGATGGGGTACTTCATTCAATATTATTCCGATTTCTCGGATTACAAAAATGTAATAGCCGGAATTTTTTTCAACTGCGCTGTGATTCTGTCCATCATGCTTTTGTTTGATCGGATCAAGAGACGATTGCTTTTTTGGACCGGCGATAAATCCTAA
- a CDS encoding DUF2292 domain-containing protein, with protein MIQNKIDQEWLERIIRSLEGLEYGSVQIIVHDSQITQIERLEKFRYPLEKKTFPLKEGSRKVK; from the coding sequence TTGATCCAAAACAAAATTGATCAGGAATGGCTCGAACGGATCATCCGTTCACTGGAAGGCTTGGAATACGGATCGGTACAAATTATCGTGCATGATTCTCAGATTACGCAAATCGAGAGGCTGGAAAAATTTCGTTATCCTCTTGAGAAAAAAACATTCCCCTTAAAGGAGGGAAGCCGAAAAGTAAAATAG
- a CDS encoding NrdH-redoxin, with amino-acid sequence MSSSKKIVLWSRKGCQACQELKAFLAEKGYSYENVDVEGRDYLRDILELKYGVRHVPVVEIGSHGIYEGITDSDFARIERLLSGSERSGGES; translated from the coding sequence ATGTCAAGCAGCAAGAAAATTGTGTTGTGGAGCCGGAAAGGATGTCAGGCCTGTCAAGAATTGAAGGCTTTTTTGGCGGAAAAGGGTTATTCTTACGAAAATGTGGATGTGGAGGGCAGGGATTACCTGCGGGACATTCTGGAATTGAAGTATGGCGTACGTCATGTGCCTGTGGTGGAAATTGGCAGTCATGGGATTTATGAAGGGATCACCGATTCGGACTTTGCGCGGATTGAGCGTTTGTTAAGCGGCAGTGAAAGAAGCGGCGGTGAATCCTAG
- the ssuB gene encoding aliphatic sulfonate ABC transporter ATP-binding protein (part of the ABC type transport system SsuABC for aliphatic sulfonates; with SsuA being the periplasmic substrate-binding subunit, SsuB the ATP-binding subunit and SsuC the permease) has translation MKSSGYGVHIKVRGVKKDFGSQQVLRGIELEIRPGEFVAIIGRSGCGKSTLLRLIAGLEEPTAGEMMINDVPVRGLNPEVRIMFQDARLLPWRRVIDNVAIGLKKGEGVKAELALRQVGLHERAKDWPSVLSGGQKQRVALARALASQPRLLLLDEPLGALDALTRIEMQRLIESLWLEHKFTTVLITHDVEEAVVMADRVVLIEQGRIAMDLSVPFSRPRQRGHAAFAALVDKVLRRVMGEEDQMEEEGKVLPAAYVAQK, from the coding sequence TTGAAATCATCTGGTTATGGTGTGCATATAAAAGTGAGGGGAGTAAAGAAAGACTTCGGGAGCCAGCAGGTGCTTCGGGGCATCGAACTCGAGATCCGGCCGGGAGAGTTTGTGGCGATCATCGGACGGAGCGGGTGCGGAAAAAGCACGTTGTTGCGCCTGATCGCCGGATTGGAAGAGCCGACGGCGGGGGAAATGATGATCAACGATGTGCCGGTTCGCGGACTGAATCCGGAAGTGCGCATCATGTTCCAGGATGCCAGGCTCTTGCCCTGGCGGCGGGTGATTGACAATGTGGCCATTGGACTGAAAAAAGGAGAGGGCGTGAAAGCGGAGTTGGCTTTGCGGCAGGTTGGCCTTCATGAGCGGGCGAAAGATTGGCCCTCGGTTCTCTCCGGTGGACAAAAGCAAAGAGTGGCATTGGCAAGGGCGCTGGCGAGTCAGCCGCGGCTGCTTTTATTGGATGAACCGTTGGGCGCCTTGGACGCGCTGACCCGTATCGAAATGCAGCGCCTGATCGAGTCGCTCTGGCTGGAGCACAAATTTACAACCGTCCTGATTACGCATGACGTGGAAGAAGCGGTTGTCATGGCTGACCGGGTGGTTTTAATTGAGCAGGGACGCATCGCGATGGATTTATCGGTTCCATTTTCCCGCCCCCGGCAACGAGGTCATGCGGCGTTTGCGGCGCTTGTCGACAAGGTGCTCAGGCGCGTGATGGGTGAAGAAGATCAGATGGAAGAAGAGGGGAAAGTGTTGCCAGCCGCTTATGTGGCACAGAAGTAA
- a CDS encoding nitrate ABC transporter ATP-binding protein: MSREKILASNLTFTYGQQDILRDISLTVREGEFLVVMGPSGCGKSTLLRLFSGLSRPHKGKLLIDGQPVTSPSIDRAIVFQDYSLFPWLTARENIVVSLKQVVRHARKKRELAALAEEYLELVQLGHAADQYPGQLSGGMKQRVAIARALSQQPDILLMDEPFGALDPMTRVHLQDLLCRIWEERRQTIVFVTHDVEEAIYLADRIVLFTPGPPGEIAAVLDIPFPRPRNRKKLYLTSEFGKLRDQLLSMMNEALFSKLEEPPSVSGEESI; encoded by the coding sequence TTGTCACGGGAGAAAATATTGGCCTCAAACTTGACGTTTACATACGGCCAACAGGACATTTTACGAGATATCAGCCTGACTGTACGGGAAGGGGAATTTCTCGTCGTGATGGGACCGAGTGGATGCGGGAAGAGCACCTTGCTGCGTCTGTTTTCGGGACTCTCGCGGCCACACAAGGGGAAGTTGCTGATTGACGGCCAGCCTGTTACGAGTCCTTCCATAGACAGGGCGATCGTTTTTCAAGATTATTCTTTGTTTCCCTGGCTGACTGCAAGGGAAAACATTGTGGTTTCACTCAAACAGGTGGTACGGCATGCGAGAAAGAAAAGGGAACTGGCAGCCTTGGCCGAGGAATATCTTGAACTGGTGCAACTTGGCCACGCGGCCGATCAATATCCTGGACAGCTGTCAGGTGGAATGAAGCAGCGTGTAGCCATTGCACGCGCCCTGTCCCAACAACCGGACATCCTGCTCATGGATGAGCCGTTCGGAGCCTTGGATCCGATGACGAGGGTTCATTTGCAGGATTTGCTATGCCGGATCTGGGAAGAACGGCGTCAAACCATTGTTTTTGTGACGCATGATGTGGAAGAAGCGATTTACCTGGCCGATCGCATTGTTTTGTTCACGCCAGGCCCTCCCGGCGAAATTGCTGCGGTTTTGGACATTCCGTTTCCTCGGCCGAGAAACCGGAAAAAGTTGTACCTGACATCCGAATTCGGGAAACTTCGTGACCAGCTTCTTTCGATGATGAATGAGGCACTATTCTCCAAGCTGGAAGAACCGCCATCGGTTTCCGGGGAGGAATCCATATAA
- a CDS encoding multidrug transporter, whose protein sequence is MEQWKRNLGILWVAQFFVMASMSMIIPFLPLYVQELGVRDPAAVTRWAGFIFGANFFSAFLFAPFWGALADRHGRKIMLLRSGFGMAITISLMGLAATPLQLLLLRFLNGMISGFIPAATSLMAVNTPKDKTGQALGILQSGTVAGTIMGPFLGGLLAEWIGFRQMFHYTGMVILAMAVLVWIGVREDFVKPTEGQQKAMKGSFSAVMRTQPLLALFAVGFMIQFAIMSAQPLLPLFVQEVHPTTQYVAFYAGLVPAVTGMANMLASPFLGRLGDRKGTQYVLFYSLLGATLFCIPQAFVHSIGALLVTRFLLGLCIGGLLPSVNALIRKFSPPGQESTTYGYCNSALFMGNMLGPILGGVLAGVIGIRGVFLLGAVLFAINTMWVKYVFEHRVDESRRLRLRKNLLPR, encoded by the coding sequence ATGGAACAGTGGAAGCGAAACCTGGGGATTCTCTGGGTCGCACAGTTTTTTGTCATGGCTTCGATGAGCATGATCATTCCTTTTCTCCCTCTGTACGTTCAGGAACTGGGAGTGCGTGATCCGGCTGCTGTTACACGATGGGCCGGGTTTATTTTTGGCGCCAATTTTTTTTCTGCTTTTCTGTTTGCTCCTTTTTGGGGTGCATTGGCTGACCGGCATGGAAGAAAGATTATGTTGCTCCGTTCCGGGTTTGGAATGGCGATCACGATTTCCTTGATGGGATTGGCTGCCACGCCGTTGCAACTGTTGCTGCTGCGTTTTCTCAATGGGATGATTTCCGGGTTCATTCCAGCGGCAACCTCGCTGATGGCTGTGAACACGCCGAAGGATAAAACGGGTCAGGCTCTCGGGATTCTCCAGTCAGGAACGGTGGCCGGGACGATTATGGGGCCGTTCCTTGGCGGGCTTTTGGCGGAGTGGATCGGCTTTCGCCAGATGTTTCACTATACGGGCATGGTCATTTTGGCGATGGCGGTTCTGGTATGGATCGGCGTAAGGGAGGATTTTGTCAAACCGACAGAGGGACAGCAGAAGGCGATGAAGGGAAGCTTTTCCGCGGTGATGCGCACGCAGCCTCTGCTGGCTTTGTTTGCCGTGGGATTTATGATCCAATTTGCGATTATGAGCGCGCAGCCGTTGTTGCCGCTTTTTGTCCAGGAAGTGCATCCAACCACACAATATGTGGCATTTTACGCGGGGCTGGTGCCGGCAGTGACCGGTATGGCCAATATGTTGGCGTCGCCGTTTTTGGGACGATTGGGAGACCGGAAGGGAACCCAGTACGTCCTGTTTTACTCATTGCTCGGGGCGACCCTGTTTTGTATTCCCCAGGCATTTGTCCACTCGATCGGCGCGTTATTGGTGACCCGGTTTTTACTGGGGTTGTGTATTGGCGGGCTTTTGCCTTCGGTCAATGCTTTGATTCGAAAATTTTCTCCCCCCGGGCAGGAAAGCACGACATACGGATACTGCAACAGCGCGCTCTTTATGGGCAACATGTTGGGGCCCATCCTGGGAGGGGTGCTGGCTGGAGTCATCGGCATCCGCGGTGTCTTTTTGTTGGGCGCGGTCCTGTTTGCGATCAATACGATGTGGGTCAAATATGTGTTTGAGCACCGGGTAGATGAATCACGGCGGCTTCGCTTGCGGAAAAACCTGCTGCCCAGATAG
- a CDS encoding alkanesulfonate monooxygenase: protein MVEFITMAPTSGDGRYVGAGNYNSQRMDGWSASTERQPSLEYISRIAQAAERGGFSTLLLPTGGNCLDSLVVASSLIHYTETLKFLFAVRPGFTAPALFARQFATVDYWSGGRALINIVTGGSPTELASDGDFLDHDTRYRRTKEFIQVLKRFFVEESFDHEGEFYRLKNASLSLKRVNQTCPPIYFGGASEAAKRVAAEEADVYMLWGETLHHTQERIEEMKALAAEQNRWLSYSVSFQVVLGETEEQAWENARELVSKADPIAIQKKEEESLKGESVGMKRLHQLMESSRDRDFRIGPNLWAGLTQVLSGNSIALVGTPDQVADRIVEYVNIGFDKVLLRGFPHLEVIEAVGRDVIPRVRAKLREKVRQ from the coding sequence ATGGTTGAATTTATTACGATGGCGCCGACGTCGGGGGATGGACGGTACGTAGGAGCCGGAAATTACAATTCCCAGAGGATGGACGGGTGGTCGGCCAGCACAGAACGACAACCGTCGCTCGAGTATATTTCACGCATCGCCCAGGCGGCAGAGAGAGGCGGTTTTTCCACTTTATTGTTGCCCACTGGGGGGAATTGCCTGGATTCGCTGGTTGTGGCTTCTTCGTTGATCCACTATACCGAAACGTTGAAATTCCTGTTTGCGGTAAGGCCCGGGTTTACTGCGCCGGCGCTGTTCGCCAGGCAATTCGCCACCGTCGATTATTGGTCAGGCGGGCGGGCGTTGATCAATATTGTCACAGGCGGCTCGCCGACAGAATTGGCCAGCGATGGGGATTTTTTGGATCATGACACCCGTTATCGCCGAACCAAGGAATTTATCCAGGTGTTGAAACGGTTTTTCGTGGAGGAATCTTTTGATCACGAAGGAGAATTCTATCGCCTGAAAAACGCGTCGCTGTCGCTCAAGCGGGTGAATCAAACGTGCCCGCCCATCTATTTTGGGGGGGCCTCGGAAGCGGCAAAAAGGGTGGCCGCGGAAGAAGCGGATGTTTATATGCTTTGGGGTGAAACGTTGCATCATACGCAGGAGCGAATTGAAGAAATGAAGGCACTGGCGGCGGAGCAAAATCGTTGGTTGAGCTATAGCGTTTCCTTTCAGGTGGTCCTAGGCGAGACGGAGGAACAAGCTTGGGAAAATGCCAGAGAACTTGTGAGCAAGGCAGATCCGATAGCCATCCAAAAGAAGGAAGAGGAGAGCTTGAAAGGGGAGTCGGTGGGGATGAAACGGCTTCACCAGTTGATGGAATCCTCACGCGACCGTGATTTTCGCATTGGACCGAACCTTTGGGCCGGTCTCACCCAGGTGTTGAGCGGCAACTCCATTGCCCTCGTGGGCACCCCGGATCAAGTTGCAGACCGGATTGTTGAGTATGTCAACATTGGCTTCGATAAGGTGTTGTTGCGCGGTTTTCCCCATCTGGAGGTCATTGAGGCGGTAGGGCGCGATGTGATTCCCCGGGTGCGTGCCAAATTAAGGGAGAAAGTCCGGCAATGA
- the ssuC gene encoding alkanesulfonate transporter permease subunit (part of the ABC type transport system for alkanesulfonate SsuABC; SsuB the ATP-binding subunit and SsuC the permease) codes for MKKAIFLDQAAKRLVPWLLPVLFILAWQWLSKHGLLSNKILPAPTDVLRAAAELILSGELFRHLFISFQRSIIGFLIGGSIGFLLGLANGLFPVAEKLFDTTIQMIRNIPHLAMIPLVILWFGIGEEAKVFLVTIGVLFPVYVNTLHGIRSVDQGLMEMGRVYGLRSWSLFWQVVLPGALPSILVGVRYALGIMWLTLIVAETIAADAGIGYMAMNAREFMQTDVVLLSILLYALFGKLADSMARSLEKRWLQWNPNYQNL; via the coding sequence ATGAAAAAAGCCATCTTTCTCGACCAGGCGGCCAAAAGGCTGGTCCCCTGGTTGTTGCCGGTCCTGTTCATTCTTGCGTGGCAGTGGTTATCCAAGCATGGACTGCTCTCGAACAAGATTCTTCCGGCGCCGACAGATGTCCTGCGGGCGGCCGCGGAGCTGATCCTTTCTGGGGAGTTGTTTCGGCATCTCTTCATCAGTTTTCAACGGTCCATCATTGGCTTTCTTATCGGCGGAAGCATTGGCTTTCTTTTGGGATTGGCCAACGGCTTGTTTCCCGTTGCCGAGAAGTTGTTTGACACGACGATCCAAATGATTAGGAATATTCCCCATCTCGCGATGATTCCGCTGGTGATTTTGTGGTTTGGCATCGGGGAAGAAGCGAAAGTGTTTTTGGTGACGATTGGGGTGTTGTTTCCGGTATACGTGAATACACTTCACGGTATCCGTTCGGTCGACCAGGGGCTGATGGAAATGGGCAGAGTATATGGACTGCGCTCATGGTCGCTGTTCTGGCAGGTGGTTTTGCCGGGAGCGCTGCCTTCGATTTTGGTGGGCGTGCGTTATGCGTTGGGGATCATGTGGTTGACGTTGATCGTGGCCGAGACGATTGCGGCTGATGCGGGAATCGGCTACATGGCAATGAACGCGCGAGAATTTATGCAAACCGATGTGGTGCTGCTCAGCATCCTGCTTTATGCATTGTTTGGAAAGCTGGCCGATTCGATGGCGAGATCGTTGGAAAAAAGATGGTTACAGTGGAATCCCAACTACCAAAACTTGTAA
- a CDS encoding carnitine dehydratase: protein MTSLKEDAPLVGLKVIELGQIAAGPFAGMLLADLGADVVKVERPDGGDGMRGWPPLMENEDGEVFSGNFASLNRNKRSIAIDLKDPNQVADLKALCAQADVLIENYRPGVLRRLGLGYEDLKHINPRLVYCSISGYGQTGPYAGKGAFDVTVQAMSGLMSVTGEEKGLPVKCGVPVGDFVAGLYAAYTILAALSRVNRDGQGTYIDCSMLGGLLGISALQTSEYYGTGQPPRRLGTAHPRNAPYQGYEAKDRMFVIAAGNDKLWRSVCQVIGRPELADDERFATQVLRAKNQKELTAILQPIFATRTAEEWMAELERLGVPCAPVNDYHEILHDPHVQSMGIIGELHLPNGVATKYVGFPVLMNNYTFSVYRNPPKLGEHQEEVFREWLKKAEHS, encoded by the coding sequence ATGACAAGTTTGAAAGAAGATGCGCCGCTTGTGGGCCTCAAGGTGATTGAATTGGGGCAAATTGCCGCGGGTCCTTTTGCGGGAATGTTGTTGGCCGATCTGGGGGCGGACGTCGTCAAAGTGGAGCGTCCTGATGGAGGCGATGGCATGCGGGGATGGCCGCCATTGATGGAGAATGAGGATGGGGAGGTATTTAGCGGAAACTTTGCTTCCCTCAATCGAAACAAGCGGAGCATCGCCATTGACCTGAAAGACCCCAATCAGGTGGCCGACTTGAAGGCATTGTGCGCACAAGCGGATGTCTTGATCGAAAATTACAGGCCGGGGGTGTTGCGCCGGCTGGGGCTGGGATATGAAGACTTAAAACACATCAATCCCCGGTTAGTGTATTGTTCCATATCCGGATATGGGCAAACCGGACCATATGCGGGAAAAGGCGCTTTCGACGTGACGGTTCAAGCGATGAGCGGCCTGATGAGCGTCACGGGCGAAGAAAAGGGATTGCCCGTAAAGTGCGGGGTACCGGTCGGCGACTTTGTCGCTGGGTTGTATGCGGCATACACCATCTTAGCCGCCTTGAGCAGGGTAAACAGAGACGGGCAAGGGACCTATATTGACTGTTCGATGTTAGGCGGGTTGCTTGGCATCTCTGCATTGCAAACAAGTGAATATTATGGAACGGGCCAGCCGCCCAGGCGCTTGGGCACGGCTCATCCGCGAAATGCGCCGTATCAAGGGTATGAGGCGAAAGACCGGATGTTCGTCATCGCTGCGGGAAACGACAAGTTATGGCGCAGTGTCTGCCAAGTGATTGGGAGGCCCGAATTGGCGGACGACGAACGGTTTGCGACCCAGGTGCTGCGCGCCAAGAACCAAAAGGAATTGACAGCCATCCTCCAGCCCATTTTTGCCACGCGGACGGCAGAGGAGTGGATGGCTGAATTGGAACGCCTTGGCGTTCCTTGCGCGCCTGTGAATGATTACCATGAGATTCTGCACGATCCGCATGTTCAAAGCATGGGCATCATTGGGGAACTACACTTGCCGAATGGTGTGGCCACCAAATACGTGGGCTTTCCAGTCTTGATGAACAACTATACATTTTCGGTATACCGGAACCCGCCCAAACTGGGTGAACATCAGGAAGAAGTATTTCGGGAATGGCTGAAAAAAGCAGAGCATTCCTGA
- a CDS encoding acyl-CoA dehydrogenase, producing MPYPPYFTEEHDAFREEIRHFFATEVAPYAPQWEEQGYFPLSILRRMGELGYLGLSYPVEVGGRGGDYFMSVVMAEEKARCGAGGFGMAIAVQTDMATPPIYQFGTPEQIERFLKPAIRGEKLACLGITEPNHGSDVQSIETRAYRDGDEWVINGSKLYITNGPRADFITLVARTSDAPGYKGISLFLVELDRPGVSVAKVLDKVGMRSSDTAELVFDNVRVPHENLLGEEGKGFYQIMWELQGERVISAAGSVGSAQYAFELACSYAQGRAVAGKPLIRNQVIRHMLAEMATEIEAVRQMVYATAYRFARKEATPWEISMAKLAASQLAHKVIDQTLQIHGGNGYTMDYPVERMWRDSRLPRIGAGTDEIMKEIIAKGLHIIER from the coding sequence ATGCCTTATCCACCTTACTTTACAGAGGAACATGATGCGTTTCGGGAAGAGATCCGTCATTTTTTTGCGACAGAGGTGGCTCCATATGCGCCGCAGTGGGAGGAACAAGGGTATTTTCCGCTATCCATCCTCCGAAGGATGGGAGAGTTAGGGTACTTGGGCTTGAGTTATCCCGTTGAGGTAGGGGGACGTGGCGGAGATTATTTCATGAGCGTCGTGATGGCAGAGGAAAAGGCGCGATGTGGCGCAGGAGGATTCGGCATGGCGATCGCCGTCCAGACCGACATGGCCACCCCGCCGATTTACCAATTTGGCACGCCTGAGCAGATCGAACGCTTTTTGAAACCGGCCATCCGTGGTGAAAAGCTGGCCTGCCTGGGCATTACCGAACCAAACCACGGTTCTGACGTGCAGTCGATCGAGACGCGTGCCTACCGCGACGGGGATGAGTGGGTGATCAACGGCAGCAAGCTGTACATCACAAATGGCCCCCGGGCCGATTTCATTACGTTGGTGGCCCGCACATCCGATGCCCCCGGGTACAAGGGAATCAGCCTGTTTCTTGTCGAACTGGACCGGCCAGGCGTCTCGGTGGCCAAAGTGCTGGACAAGGTGGGAATGCGTTCCTCCGACACGGCGGAATTGGTGTTCGACAATGTGAGAGTTCCGCATGAAAATTTGCTCGGGGAAGAGGGCAAGGGGTTTTACCAGATTATGTGGGAACTGCAGGGAGAGCGGGTGATCAGCGCGGCCGGGTCGGTCGGTTCCGCGCAGTATGCCTTTGAGCTGGCCTGCTCATATGCCCAAGGGAGAGCGGTGGCTGGCAAACCGCTGATCCGGAATCAGGTGATCAGACACATGTTGGCAGAGATGGCGACTGAAATTGAGGCGGTCCGGCAAATGGTGTATGCCACGGCTTACCGGTTTGCACGGAAAGAAGCCACCCCTTGGGAGATTTCGATGGCCAAGCTGGCCGCTTCGCAACTGGCCCACAAGGTGATCGATCAAACGCTGCAAATCCACGGCGGAAACGGCTACACCATGGATTATCCGGTGGAGCGGATGTGGCGCGATTCCCGCCTGCCCCGGATTGGCGCCGGAACAGATGAAATCATGAAAGAGATCATCGCCAAAGGATTGCACATCATTGAAAGATAG